Genomic DNA from Coffea arabica cultivar ET-39 chromosome 7e, Coffea Arabica ET-39 HiFi, whole genome shotgun sequence:
CATTGTCTCATCTCCTGAAGCAGCTGAAAAGTTTCTCAAGACTAACGATCAAGTTTTTGCCAGTAGACCTTATCATGAAGCATCTTGGTACATCGCGTATGAGCAGAGAAACTTGACTTTCGGCCAATATGGTCCTTATTGGCGAAACATGCGTAAGCTTTGCGTTTTACAGCTGCTCAGTAGCCACAAGATCAATTCATTTCTGCCAATGAGAGGAGAAGAGGTGGGAAAATTGGTCAAATCACTAAAACTGGCTGCTTCAGACGGTGCTTCTGTGGATCTTAGTGCAGCGATTTCATCCTTAGGTGCAAATATGAGTTGCTTGATGATATTTGGAAAGAAGTATATGGACAAGGATTTTGATGATCGGGGGTTTAGAGAGGTCATTCAAGAATCATTGCGTGTTGCAGCGCTGCCTAACCTCGGTGATTATTTTCCCCTGCTTGGTGTGCTTGATCTTCAGGGACTTACTCGTCGATTCAAGGCTCTGGCTAAGGTGTTTGATAACTTTTTTGATAAAATCATTGATGAGCATCTTGAATCCAAGGAGCACAAGCAAACCAAGGACTTCGTAGACATCATGATGGGAATTATTCAATCCGGAACATCTGAATTCGATTTTGATCGCCGTCATGTCAAAGCTATCTTGTTGGTAAGTTTGGTAGCTTTATATTCTTATTTGCTATTTTGTTGGTAAGTCTGAAGAAATGACTATTGTAGTGTTTTTCTAATGCAATGCAAAGCAAATTGAGGGCATTTACTAAGATCCAATTCTATtcattctctttctttttcttccagtACAGTTGAGAAAGGGATTGTTCCAAATGCTATATCAAATAAATCAGTGCTTGTGATAAATGAAGCCAAATTTGGCACAATTCTTACTCTTTCATGTATCTAACTCGACAATACAGGATATGCTTCTCGCCTCAATGGACAGTTCTGCGACAGCAGTTGAATGGGCCATGTCAGAACTCCTCAGGCATCCTGAGGCTATGCAGAAACTCCAGAAAGAATTGCAAGAAAAAGTCGGATTCGAGAGGATTGTGGAGGAATCAGATCTTGAAGGCCTAGAGTATTTGGACATGGTTGTAAAAGAATCCATGAGGCTTCATCCTGTGGGACCACTAATGCTTCCCCACGAGTCAATGGAAGATTGCAAGATTGATGACTTCCACATTCAGAAAAATACGCGAATCATCATAAACGTGTATGCAATCGGCCGCGATCCAAGTGTCTGGCCTGATCCTGAGATCTTCGTCCCTGAAAGATTCAGGGATAGTAACATCGACCTTCGAGGACAAGATTTCCGACTAATACCATTTGGTTCAGGCAGAAGAAGTTGCCCAGGTATGCAGTTGGGGCTCACTGTTGTTCGTTTTCTGCTGGCACAATTGGTGCATTGTTTCAATTGGGAACTTGCAGATAACATTAAGCCAAGTGACTTGGATATGTCTGAGGTTTTTGGTTTTGTAACTTCCAGAGCTACGCATCTAAGGGTTATTCCTACCTACCGATTAGCTAAATGAATCAGGATTATCAAGTTTACTTTTTGCTTCTGGAAACGTTGACAGAGATGTATTACCATATACTGAAGTCGTACTTCCATTGATGATTTGTCTGCACTCTAGCATCTTGTTTGACATATTGCTACTTGCTGTCTATCCattcttaaaacaaaaattgtcAGTTCATCATTTTTGTATACTTATTTCCATCTCTTTCTAAAGAAGCAGCTTTCCTAAATAGTCTGGACATGATTCACAACTTTTTCTGTTTGCCAGTCCGTTTTCTGGCAACTTTTATAGCCAGTGACATTACTACGGAAACTTTAGAGagaattggaagaaaaatcGGCCATGATCCAAATGTCTGGCAAGATCCCGAGAGCAATATAGACCGAACTCCATCCCTGAATGATGCAGGGAGAGCCATATAGACCTTCGTGGACAAGATTTAAAACCTTAACACCATTTGGTTCTAGCAGAAGAAGTTGCCTGGATTTGCAACTGGGGCTCATTCTCGTCCTTTTCGTGCCGCCAAAATTGATACAACAGTGAACTAGTGCtatgtttggatagcaaattttttcaaaaaaaattttcgcttgcattataaacacatttctcaatttacctttttatatttccaatcacctttttatctcacatacatcatatcgcaaaaagtgctacagtaattatttcaaataattatttggaataatgcTCTATCCAAACGAAGCGAGTACTAGTAtttccaataaaaaaataataccaATCATTTTTAATATCTTTTTATTAGTAGGACACACATTGGGTGTGCCATAACCACTAGTCTTAATAAAGTTTCTTTGGTTTTGAACCCGACTAACTTGATTCTTCTGTATAATCAATTTCCGCATCTTAATTTGTACGTGATGTTATTAGGTCCTAGTTGTCTTCCAAACAGTTATATTCATGTTAACATAAACActccaaaacatcaaaaaaaTTGTTACACTACCAAAAATAATTAACCGGAAATGAATTGGGAATAATGATCCAAGAAAGAAAGCTTGTGAGATTTGTGATTGAGATATAGAGC
This window encodes:
- the LOC113701305 gene encoding cytochrome P450 71AU50-like: MVLAAVCYFLQDLFLTKKRKGLPPGPKGLPVIGNLHLLGKNPHQDLEKLARKHGPIMYMRFGYVPAIIVSSPEAAEKFLKTNDQVFASRPYHEASWYIAYEQRNLTFGQYGPYWRNMRKLCVLQLLSSHKINSFLPMRGEEVGKLVKSLKLAASDGASVDLSAAISSLGANMSCLMIFGKKYMDKDFDDRGFREVIQESLRVAALPNLGDYFPLLGVLDLQGLTRRFKALAKVFDNFFDKIIDEHLESKEHKQTKDFVDIMMGIIQSGTSEFDFDRRHVKAILLDMLLASMDSSATAVEWAMSELLRHPEAMQKLQKELQEKVGFERIVEESDLEGLEYLDMVVKESMRLHPVGPLMLPHESMEDCKIDDFHIQKNTRIIINVYAIGRDPSVWPDPEIFVPERFRDSNIDLRGQDFRLIPFGSGRRSCPGMQLGLTVVRFLLAQLVHCFNWELADNIKPSDLDMSEVFGFVTSRATHLRVIPTYRLAK